A region from the Lolium perenne isolate Kyuss_39 chromosome 4, Kyuss_2.0, whole genome shotgun sequence genome encodes:
- the LOC127293252 gene encoding SUPPRESSOR OF ABI3-5 isoform X3 has translation MYPPPPSGGTMWSQPRRNFDEEFATAKDYRRNKRIGSRDRGEFGAEFEDRYQSREDSFERDHQYSRRSCDSDYEKGRRESSWRRHDSFEHERERKGLSHERDGSPYALHSRSRSRERDNRSRSRSRSRSPRGKSHSRSQRDGFYDDNRFDRRREQEWDERRHDDIVTPSATVVLKGLSQKTNEDDLYQILAEWGPLRSVRVIKERPSGVSRGFAFIDFPTVEAARKMMESTGDNGLLIDGRQIFFEYSSKPTGGDSLEHVARPAYGRRSISAPCDWICTICGCMNFARRISCFQCNEPRTDDAPPADAASSTQPFGKRGSELGPTHVLVVRGLEENADEEMLRYEFAKHAPIKDIRLVRDKFTHVSRGFAFVHFHSVEDATKALEATNGIRHEKNGQVLRVAYAKSTHGPVSGSSQSSNLAAAAIEAASFAQQYDAVGWAPKEYNAEDKPNSNTESQKDDSTPQSGFVWDEKSGYYFDSSSGFYYDGNTGLYYDSNVGVWYSYDQKSQQYVPCNESNNSKTTGDTVNESVKIPESNSGKKVVISAPAATVKLSEKTSLPEAVQAAANAALAAEKKEKEKAKEIKLASKISLLANKKKMNNVLAMWKQRNQEGQAANSAFDDKESTRSVADKLNSSASGVGFSLKPKPKSDAGNSRDMNLVAGYNSLGRGSAGSQVLDSDIKPRPVSNSLGTTIMGVIRGSGRGAIKSDTTFHVSSDGGSNYSTNISTSTSEIMTNAEMHTTSAPFKTDLCSLGSYSSSGVSGSAKRRFSEAPGQSQYRDRAAERRSLYGLSSSLPNGDGLDTTGDYPSRKGSSEMGSMPFPPGVGERSIGEIENTENYEVITADRAIDENNVGNRILRNMGWQEGLGLGKNGSGIKEPVQAKSGDVRAGLGSQQKKAADPSLEAQAGDSYKTIIQKKAIARFREMS, from the exons ATGTATCCACCACCACCCTCTGGTGGCACGATGTGGTCTCAGCCTCGAAGAAATTTTGACGAGGAATTTGCAACTGCCAAAGATTACAGAAG gaacaaaaggattggaagtagagaCCGAGGGGAGTTCGGTGCTGAGTTTGAAGACCGCTACCAAAGCAGAGAAGACAGCTTTGAAAGAGATCATCAATACAGCCGTCGCAGCTGTGATTCAGACTATGAGAAGGGCAGGAGAGAGAGTAGCTGGAGAAGGCATGATTCGTTTGAGCATGAACGTGAAAGAAAGGGGTTAAGCCATGAAAGAGATGGTAGCCCATATGCTCTTCATAGCCGTTCTCGATCACGTGAGCGTGATAACCGATCAAGATCTCGGTCAAGGTCAAGGTCTCCGCGCGGCAAAAGTCATAGTCGGAGCCAAAGAGATGGCTTTTATGATGATAATCGCTTTGACAGAAGAAGAGAACAGGAGTGGGATGAAAGAAGGCATGATGATATAGTG ACACCATCTGCGACTGTTGTTCTTAAGGGTCTGTCCCAGAAGACCAATGAAGATGACCTATATCAGATTCTT GCTGAGTGGGGCCCTCTTCGTAGTGTGCGTGTGATCAAGGAACGACCCTCTGGCGTGTCCAGGGGATTTGCTTTTATTGACTTCCCTACTGTG GAAGCTGCCCGCAAAATGATGGAAAGTACTGGAGACAATGGCCTTCTAATTGATGGTAGGCAGATATTTTTCGAGTACAG TAGTAAGCCAACtggtggggattctcttgaacatGTTGCGAGGCCTGCATATGGGCGCAGGAGCATATCCGCACCATGTGACTGGATATGTACTATATGTGGCTGTATGAATTTTGCCCGCAGAATCTCCTGTTTTCAG TGCAATGAGCCACGCACGGACGATGCTCCACCAGCTGATGCAGCATCTTCCACTCAACCATTTGGAAAACGGGGATCTGAATTAG GTCCAACTCATGTTTTAGTTGTTCGTGGCCTGGAAGAAAATGCTGACGAGGAAATGCTTCGATATGAATTTGCTAAGCATGCACCAATAAAG GATATCCGGCTTGTTCGTGACAAATTTACTCATGTGTCTAGAGGTTTCGCATTCGTCCATTTTCATTCG GTCGAAGATGCTACGAAAGCCCTTGAAGCTACAAATGGAATTAGACACGAGAAGAATGGTCAGGTGCTACGTGTAGCCTATGCTAAAAGCACACATGGACCTGTATCGGGGTCTTCACAGTCAAGCAATCTTGCTGCAGCAGCCATCGAGGCTGCATCATTTGCCCAGCAG TATGATGCTGTGGGCTGGGCTCCAAAAGAGTACAATGCTGAGGACAAACCAAACAGCAATACAGAATCTCAGAAAGATGATTCTACTCCACAGTCAGGATTTGTTTGGGACGAAAAATCGGGCTATTACTTTGATTCTTCTTCTGGATTCTATTATGATGGAAATACTG GTCTTTACTATGACAGCAATGTTGGAGTTTGGTATTCGTATGATCAAAAAAGTCAACAGTATGTCCCGTGTAACGAAAGCAATAACAGTAAGACAACTGGGGACACGGTCAACGAAAGTGTGAAGATCCCAGAAAGTAACAGTGGTAAAAAGGTGGTGATTTCTGCACCTGCAGCTACAGTTAAACTAAGTGAGAAAACTTCATTGCCTGAGGCTGTTCAAGCTGCGGCCAATGCAGCGCTGGCtgctgaaaagaaagaaaaagagaaagcaaAGGAGATAAAGTTGGCTTCAAAAATTAGTCTCTTGGCCAATAAGAAGAAGATGAACAATGTCCTAGCAATGTGGAAGCAAAGAAATCAAGAAGGCCAGGCTGCAAATAGTGCCTTTGATGATAAGGAATCAACCAGGTCTGTTGCTGATAAATTGAACAGTTCAGCCAGTGGGGTTGGGTTCTCATTAAAACCCAAGCCTAAGTCTGATGCTGGAAATTCTAGGGATATGAATTTGGTTGCTGGATATAATTCTCTTGGACGAGGATCTGCTGGCTCTCAAGTACTGGATTCTGACATAAAGCCTAGACCTGTCAGTAATAGCCTAGGAACTACTATTATGGGTGTCATAAGAGGCTCTGGCAGAGGAGCAATCAAGTCAGATACCACATTTCATGTATCATCTGATGGTGGAAGCAATTATTCAACTAATATAAGCACCAGCACAAGTGAGATAATGACAAATGCTGAGATGCATACTACTTCTGCACCCTTCAAAACAGATTTATGCTCTCTAGGATCATATTCTTCGTCTGGAGTTTCTGGGAGTGCTAAACGCCGGTTTTCTGAGGCACCAGGACAATCCCAGTATAGAGATCGGGCTGCAGAGAGAAGAAGTCTATACGGATTATCTTCATCGCTTCCCAATGGTGATGGACTGGATACAA CTGGTGACTATCCGTCTCGAAAGGGTTCAAGTGAGATGGGATCCATGCCATTTCCTCCAGGGGTGGGTGAACGTTCTATTGGTGAAATTGAGAACACTGAAAATTATGAGGTGATCACTGCTGATAGAGCAATAGATGAAAACAATGTGGGCAACCGTATTCTGCGCAATATGGGCTGGCAAGAAGGACTG GGTCTTGGAAAGAACGGTAGTGGCATCAAGGAGCCGGTGCAGGCTAAGTCTGGTGACGTGAGGGCTGGGCTTGGTAGTCAGCAGAAGAAAGCAGCTGATCCATCTCTCGAGGCTCAAGCTGGCGATAGTTATAAAACCATAATCCAGAAGAAGGCCATTGCAAGATTCAGGGAGATGTCTTAA